The Pristiophorus japonicus isolate sPriJap1 chromosome 8, sPriJap1.hap1, whole genome shotgun sequence genomic sequence TCGGTGGAAGGAGTTAGTAAAATTGAACTGGAGAAAAAAGTAGCTCTTCCTTTGAAAAATGCTCTGGGGGATCCAGATAAAAAATCAGATGCAGATAAGGAACCAGCGCAAGAGAGCCTGAAAGATGAGAGTGTGAGAAATGACCAAGAATCAACCAAAAGTAAAATCACAGTTGAGAAAACCATTGCTGCTGACCAAGAGGATGGGACTTCTGGTTCTGAAGAACAAATGGAAGAGGGTGAAGGTATAAGCTCAAGGACAAGTTTCAGATTTACAAAGTTGGTTTAAAGGGTTAAATGGCCTGGGGATTATCAACTGAACTAAAACCACAACAATCTCTTCCTTATAGACACTTTATGGCTATAGATACCTAATTGTTCTTTAAGCACTTGTTGAATCTGCCCACTTAACACTAATATGAAGAGCACAAGAATGGAAACTAGTTGTTTTTTAAACTTGCAGTACTCACTGGGGATAGAACGGTCTTGAGTTGTGTACTTTGGCACCAATCACAGTTGCACAGTGGGTTTTTAAGTGATCCTCTGCATGCCTGAGTTAAATCTCCTTGTTCCAAAAGTTGAAAATTCCAATGACTGGTAGCTTTTTAAAATGGGTATGGATCCAGAATTGAGTTAGGGTAGTATTTCTAGTAACCATGGCTACAGTGCCTATAAATGCAGTAATTGGCATGTTCACTCTTTGGCTAGCATATAGAGCTGAAAATTGGTCAATGTATAAATGTTGTACACCAATTTTTCCAGATGCTGCAGATGCAAGTGATGAAAATGAAGAGCCTGCTGCAGAAAAGGTGGGTGTAATGCTGTGCCAGCTTCAAGCACCAACTTGGGTTTGAACTTGAGATTTAATGTGCCCACTATTTGTTGCAGGATGCTGAAAGTGAGGAGGTGGATAATTTGCAGCTGGCCTGGGAAATGCTTGAATTGGCGAAAGTGATCTTCAAAAGGCAAGTCTCAATAAACCAGCATCCTAGCACAAAATTCAGTTTTATGCCTTTTATTTAATAGGAACTGGTGTGTAGAGCAAGGAATGAGAATTGAATGATTCAATGCATTAATTCTGTAACAAGCTCAGCTCCATTTTGGTCAATCTTTCAGGCAAGAAACAAAAGTACAACAACTGTGTGCAGCACAGGCTTATCTGAAACTGGGAGAAGTCGGAATAGAATCTGGTAAGCTGTAAACTGCATGGTCTTTAGTTCTTGCTGTACAGTATAAACTGCTAATGGCTTTTTTGTTCCATCTGGTGATTCATTTTCCTGAAGGTTTCAGTAATGGGTAAACTGAATATTGAGTTTGGCCCATATGGTATTGTGTAAAATAAGTGACTGCAGATTGATTTAATCTTGTTCTATTCCAGAAAACTACATACAGGCTATTGAGGATTTCAGTGAGTGTCTGAACATTCAGGAAAAACACCTTGAGCCACATAACCGACTACTGGCAGAGACGCATTATCAACTGGGGCTGGCTTACAGTTTTAACAATCAATATGATTGCTCTCTGAAGCATTTCAAGAAGTCGTTTAGTGTCATAGAGAAAAGGTTGGGTAAGGAGAATAAGCTTTAGTTTTTACACAAACATTATACCCTGCTTTCATCTAGGGTGGATGCAATGCCAACGCTGCTTGTTTGCTGCAGGATTTACTGTGTGGCTAGACTGGCAAGATGctgctctttttttttttggtaAACACTAGGTGCTAGCTGCCATAATCATTTTCCAAATATGATTACAGTTGCTTTCCACTGAACATTATTTGATTCATTCATAACCTATATTCAACATGCAAGGTGGCCATttagtggagtgggggtggagaaaGACTGAGTAACTGCATTGAGTGCAACCACCTAACAAATGCTTACCAGTGGAAATTTAGTCTTGTACAGATTTGTgttgcattttgggaggaagaatgagtaCAATTTAAAGGCAGACACAGATCTGGGTGTTCATGTACtccaatctttgaaggtggcaggaccacttgataaggtggttaaagcatatgggatccctgCTTTATATAGACAAAGGGCACAAACACAAGGAAgcaatgctaaacttttataaaatactggttaatccttgccataggGGAATCTTCTACAGTCACCTCTCATCCTCCGAtggagtattgtccaattctgggcactacactttaggaaggatgtcagggcCTTGAAGGTGGTTCAAAGAAGATTTACCCAAATaccaccagggatgaaggacttgtgTGGAGGGACTAGAAAAGCTGTGATTATGCTCCTTGGAACAAAGGTTATGGGAgatttgaggtgttcaaaattatttgGTGTAAATAAAGGGACTGGCAGGTGGGTCAGTAATCAGGACACTTGCAACTGACAAAAGAATAATGGGATTTGTTTTTTAATGCAGtgaattatgatctggaatgcactgctataCTTTTGTAAGTAACATGAAATGTCTGTCCCAATGGTGTCTTTTGTCTGGATTGCCATTTGACTGATGGCTAGTTCATGAAGAGTAGAATCTGAGTTGAACACATTCAAATTTCTGAGGAACATTTTGATCTTTAAGAACCTTttggagctcatgggattgggggtaatatattggcatagatTGCAGATTGGtaaaaaagtaggaataaatgggtcattgtcagaatggcagggtgtaattagtggagtgccgcaagggtcAGTGGGCCTCAGCTCTATGTATAATCAATGATTGATTTGGATGAGTGTAATTCAATTCTGACTGTACAAAGCTCACAGCTGGCATACTGGTACATTTTGGTCTCTTTTCCTAAAGGAAGGATATCGTTGACTTTTTATaggggagtgcaacaaaagttaaATTGATTGCTGGGATGAGGGCTGTCCTGAAGAGAAATTGAGTAGCATGGGCCtatactctagagtttagaagaatgagatgatctcattgaaatataagaTTGTGATGACTTTACAGGGTTGATGCTgaggctgttttccctggctggagaatctagaactagggggtagtcTCATGGGGTCAGCCATTAAgattgagaaatttcttcactgagttgaTTTAAAATTCtgtaccccggagggctgtggatgcttagtcagtATGTTCAAGAACAATTGTTTTTatttgggggggcagggggtggccaGTAAGGGAGTTGAGGGATATGATtggttgggaaagtggagttgatttgtagaagttcagccatgatataattggtggagcaggcttgatgggctttATGGactactactcctcctatttctcgtGCTCTTGTGGAGGTAAACCTTTTATGGCTGCTTTAGGCTTCCAGCCACTTTATATTGTAAATAAGTGTTGGATTTGCAGTTGAACTAATTTACACTTTATCTGCAGTTATGTTAACGGAAAGGATTGAAAAAGCTGAAGAGAAAGGCAAATCTCCAGCAAAGGACACTGATGCAGTTTCTGAAGATAAGCAGGAGGTTGAGGAACTTCAAGAGCTATTGCCAGAGATAAAGGCAAAAATCGAGGATTCAGAAGAATCCAAAGATGATGGGAAAGCAACTAAAGCCCTTCAAGAAACATTGGTCAGTACATGTTGAGTAGGAAATTCATAAATTGACAGGGGCTAGCCAATTGGTTGTTGCATTGGATGACTTGGAACCAAGGAGAATATGAAGTGTGCCCTTTGGGTAGTACATGTCCTGAAGGTTTGAATTAGAGGGGCAAAATGCTGCATGTAAATTAAAATTACAGTTCATCAGTTGACTGCTTCATGGTATTGAGCCCCTCTATACATAAAATATACAGCAtaatagtctgtgctggtgtttatatgcCTTTCTAGTCTCATTGTATCACACATCTGACTTTCAGCACATTTTTTTCTTATACCCATCTAGTTTCCTTATGAAAGCATCTGATTTGCCTTAACTGCTTACACTCAGCTAGTTCCACTCATGTAAACTTCTcatttccttattggatttattagtaactatcttgtatttatggcctcttgttttggattctcccacaagtgggaaTGTTCTTTCCACATCTACCCTGTTAAATCCATTCATCATTTGAAAGACCTGCTGGTTCACCATTAAGTCTTTAAAGATAAAAGCCCCAACCTGCCACAATCTTTCCCAATAACtaatctcagttctggtaccatccttgtaaatattttttgcactaTCCAGTGCTTCTAGTCCTttgtatagtatggagaccagaatcatgtGCAGTACTTGTACTGATTAGGGTCCTGTACaagttttagcataacttcactgcttttgAAATCTATACCCCTAGAAATGCTTTAGCATTTTTTAATAGCTTTGTTAATCTGTGATGCTGCTATTAATAATTTGTtcctgtatccctagatccctttgatcttctacctcatgcaagtttcttattttctaaggtgtagtgTAGGTGATTCTATTTTCTTACCATAGTGCATCACCTAATTtatctggttcatttgccacttaactggccagtctgcaagttttctaatgtcaTGTATTCTGTTGGATTCTTCCTCTGTATTGGTTGTCTGGGTATTGTATTGTGTATGAATTACTATACTATTTTTCTTTCCACATCAGTCTAGAACACCTGCCATTTCAGGGTTTGTTACAGAAAGTATTGCAAGTAGCACGCCATCAGCTGTAAGTTTTTGTAAAAATGCCTTGATATATGCTGCTTATCTCTTTAGTCATAGTTGCTTTGAATTCAGATGATTTACTTGAAGGAGGACCTGGACTTTGTTCTTTTGTAACTTGACATTATTCTGAATTGTTGTCGATACAGGCTGGAAAAGTAACAGGTGAAGCTTCTACCTCCACCTCAAACTCTGTATCTAACATCTCTCATTTAGTAAGGAAAAAGGTGAGTTTTGTGTTTGAACTGGTATCCTGCAAATGGCTTTTCTGCTTGTTGATACTTGTGCTTTGAGAATCGTGCTGTGCCTTTGTCATGCTGTATATCTGGTGTGTAGTGTACTCTGGCAACAAGGAGCCAATTTCTCAGTTAGTAGCTCTGCTGCATAGATTTGATCTGAAGCATGGATCACTCAATTACTGCAAACTTTCACAttcaatgaggattgaaagatgaGACAACTGGATAGGTGCTGCAAATTAGTTTGCTGCCTCCCGATCGGTTAACCCTCCCAATTTCATTTGATTTAAATATTAACTAAATTCAACTTTGAAGCTTTTTTTGGGGGTGGTGGGTTTATTCCTCCCTGCCAAGTGAGAATGGGATGGCCATGCAGTTAAAATCACCATGAGAAATTATTGCCACCATCACTAGAGGCTTTTTATTTTTGGTGGCTGAGGCacttcaatatgtgctaatttgatTCTCTGCCTAATGAGTAGGACACTGCTCAATAAAAGCTGGCAGGGAAGAAGAGTAGATCCTCTTGGGGTAAATCTGTTCTGGGCTTCTGTTGCCTTGGGTGCCCCACTTTCCCACAATTTACCTTGGTGCAGGTATGTGGCCTCTAAGCTCTGCCATTTTTGACCTGCTTGAAGCTGTTGAGCTGCCTCTTGCCACCATTTTTGGCAGGCAGCTAGTTAGTGGCATGTAAATGGGTTCCATGCATTAATATTGTCTGGGTGGCCATGATGGGTGGATTTAATGCATACACTGCCTGTGAAACATGCTTCCAGTTTAAAATCCAACCACCCCAACATGTAGTGGCATGGTGCAAGCAGAATTACCCACAATGAAATTCTGCTGACTCTCATAATGCCATTTGTGATTGACCATGGTCTTTTGTGGTATTCCATGCTTACATTTTCCTGGCCTTGAGGAAGTGACAAGAAAATAATTGGttattacatagaaaatagatgcaggccattcagccctttgagcctacactgccattcaatgatcatggctaatcatgcaacctcagtaccccacccttgCCTTctctagaattccacaggttcacaactgagtgaagaagtttctcctcatctcagtcctacatggcttaccccttatctttagactgtgacccctggttctggactcctccccctcccctcccaggacattctacctgcatctaacctgcccagtcccatcaaaattttaagttTGAGATCCCCTCTAGAACTAGGACAAGAGGGCTCATGTCATTTCCAGTAACAAGTATGCTGTACAAGGTTCTGTCACTAGATATTGTATATTTGGTTGATAAGAAATGGAGAGCTTACTTGCAATCATGATCTTCAACACTGGGTGCAAGAGATACCTGTTCAGAGCCTGAAAATCATCATGCATGCatcctaatgtaatgcctctgtttaaaaaaaaaaagggggcagacaaaaggcaggtaactataggccagttagtttaacatctgtagtggggaaaatgcttgaaactatcattaaggaagaaatagtgggacatctagataggaatagtgcaatcaagcagatgcaacatggattcatgaaggtgaaatcatgtttaactaatttactggaattctttgaggatataacgagcatggtggatagaggtgtaccaatggatgtggtgtatttagatttccaaaaagcatttgataaagtgccacacaaggttactgcagaagataactgTTTGTGgagtcaggaaatgtattagcatggatagagaattggctggcgaacagaaaacagtcgggataaatgggtccttttcgagttggaaattggtggttagtggtgtgccacagggatcggtgctgggaccacaactgtttacaatatacatagatgacctggaagaggggacagtgtagtgtaacacaatttgcagatgacaaagattggtgggaaagcgggttgtgtagaggacacagaggctgcaaagagatttagataggttaagcgaatgggctaaggtttggcagatggaatacaatgtcggaaagtgaggtcatccaccttggggggggggggggggaagaggaggaggaggaggaggaggagaagaagagagaaacagtaaaagggaatattatttgaatggggagaaattacaacatgctgtggtgcagagggacctgggggtccttgtgcatgaaactcaagttagtttgcaggtgcagcaggtaatcaggaaggcgaatggaatgttggccttcattgcgagagggatggaatacaaaagcagggaggtcctgctgcaactgtatagggtattggtgaggccgcacctggagtactgcatgcagttttggtcaccttacttaaggaaggatatactagcttgagggggtacagagatgattcactaggctgattttggagatgagggggttaccttatgatcgattgagtagactgggtct encodes the following:
- the nasp gene encoding nuclear autoantigenic sperm protein isoform X2 — protein: MADQEPSASTSSVPASAEGVGVEAMKLLGTGKRHMVMEDFVAAVNAFQDACKLLSTTHGEMANECGEAYFCYGKALLELARMESGVLGNALQGVPDEDNDDDEEAAADEDSKVENAGSVDEKEREELREQVYAALAEEKNEKPAEDEAPAENISGDQKVDHEKTKSPTEKTSKEKKVSSPTGELCTAENEMKSKIESADQDDKNEPMEVVDSHLGSGDGIQEGKVKNYLEDKSSAAKEMTVEDSPMTEDAGEKATTDESVEGVSKIELEKKVALPLKNALGDPDKKSDADKEPAQESLKDESVRNDQESTKSKITVEKTIAADQEDGTSGSEEQMEEGEDAADASDENEEPAAEKDAESEEVDNLQLAWEMLELAKVIFKRQETKVQQLCAAQAYLKLGEVGIESENYIQAIEDFSECLNIQEKHLEPHNRLLAETHYQLGLAYSFNNQYDCSLKHFKKSFSVIEKRLVMLTERIEKAEEKGKSPAKDTDAVSEDKQEVEELQELLPEIKAKIEDSEESKDDGKATKALQETLSRTPAISGFVTESIASSTPSAAGKVTGEASTSTSNSVSNISHLVRKKRKPEDSEGDKEPKKAKQEESAVNGRCGDTAHDRNGVPEKMESEETKTASPKKSEPAAQSAS